Proteins encoded together in one Cyanobium sp. WAJ14-Wanaka window:
- a CDS encoding DNA-directed RNA polymerase subunit beta', whose translation MTATPAKKTKKVSKKAAELAAAEAKAKLQVNEPLSKQAPPFRNRVIDKKALRNLVAWAYKHHGTAATASMADELKDLGFHYATQAAVSISVDDLRIPGDKASLLAEAEEQITETEERYRLGEITEVERHTKVIDTWTETNERLVAAVRRNFNENDPLNSVWMMANSGARGNMSQVRQLVGMRGLMANPQGEIIDLPIRTNFREGLTVTEYVISSYGARKGLVDTALRTADSGYLTRRLVDVAQDVIVREDDCGTTRSIPIDADEKGKFASKLIGRLAAEPVLDGEGELLVDRDGEMDGPLSRRIEAAGVKTVKVRSPLTCEASRSVCRKCYGWALAHNQLVDLGEAVGIVAAQSIGEPGTQLTMRTFHTGGVSTAETGVVRSLLDGVVEFGAKARVRPFRTPHGVEAQIAETDFTLTLTPSGKGKVQKLDIVNGSILFVADGDTAPGDTILAQIAAGVTVKKSVEKATKDVICDLAGQVRYEDAIQPKEVTDRQGNITLKAQRLGRMWVFSGDVYNLPPNALPVVHGNKEVTVGEVLAESRLVSEYGGAVRLRESAGDSREVQIVTASLTLKDCKLVGESTHSGELWHLEGKDNIRYRLNTIPGSKIGNGEVIAELNDDRFRTQTGGTVKFAPGLSIKKARSAKNGYEVSNGGTLLWIPQETHEINKDISLLMIEDGQWIEAGTEVVKDIFSQTAGIVTVTQKNDILREIIVRSGKLHLVADSKTIARFADGKMVNPGEELAKGLKAEAMLFVESVDTPEGGALLLRPVEEYSIPDAAHLPELGSVKQSGGPFLGLKATQRLAFKDGELIKSVEGVELLRTQLILDTFDTTPQMTVDVEAVADKRAKTIERLQLTILETLLVRRDTLSDASHGSTHTDLQVQDGIAVKKGDVVATTQILCKGNGVMQLPDLVDGEPIRRLIVERSDDTRQIDLGSAKPLVGVDQRIVDGDELAQGVAAPCCGQVEAIQGNTLTIRLGRPYMVSPDSVLHVRDGELVQRGDSLALLVFERQKTGDIVQGLPRIEELLEARRPRESTILCRKSGTVQIKQGDDDDSPTVSVIEHDDAITEYPILLGRNVMVSDSQQVSAGESLTDGPINPHELLECYFEDLRSRKPTMEAAQEAISKLQFRMVTEVQNVYKSQGVSIDDKHIEVIVRQMTSKVRIEDAGDTTLLPGELIELRQVEQVNSAMAITGGAPAEFTPVLLGITKASLNTDSFISAASFQETTRVLTEAAIEGKSDWLRGLKENVIIGRLIPAGTGFSGFEEELRAEAGPHPDILEEDGMGYRRMQNLRPDYTVEMPAPSASMAVLDDPSDEDLSATRSRHGIEASASSVAAFTRPTVEEGLEEELIADPAALEGLQDEGLLTDD comes from the coding sequence ATGACAGCTACCCCCGCCAAGAAAACCAAAAAGGTCTCTAAGAAGGCCGCTGAACTGGCCGCTGCCGAAGCCAAGGCCAAGCTGCAGGTCAATGAACCGCTGAGTAAGCAGGCTCCGCCCTTCCGGAACCGGGTGATCGATAAGAAGGCCCTGCGCAATCTGGTGGCCTGGGCCTACAAGCACCACGGCACCGCCGCAACGGCCTCGATGGCCGATGAGCTGAAGGATCTCGGCTTCCACTACGCCACCCAGGCCGCAGTTTCGATTTCCGTCGACGACCTGCGCATCCCTGGAGATAAGGCTTCCCTGCTGGCGGAAGCGGAAGAGCAAATCACCGAAACCGAAGAGCGCTATCGGCTTGGTGAAATCACCGAGGTGGAGCGCCACACCAAGGTGATCGACACCTGGACCGAAACTAACGAACGTCTCGTGGCGGCCGTGCGCCGCAACTTCAACGAGAACGATCCGCTCAACTCGGTTTGGATGATGGCCAACTCCGGGGCCAGGGGCAACATGTCCCAGGTGCGCCAGCTGGTGGGTATGCGGGGCCTGATGGCCAACCCCCAGGGGGAAATCATCGACCTGCCGATCCGCACCAATTTCCGCGAGGGTCTGACGGTTACCGAGTACGTGATCTCCTCCTATGGAGCCCGTAAGGGCCTGGTGGATACGGCCCTGCGTACGGCCGACTCTGGATACCTCACCCGCCGTTTGGTGGACGTAGCCCAGGACGTCATCGTGCGTGAGGACGACTGCGGCACCACCCGCAGCATTCCCATCGATGCCGATGAAAAGGGCAAATTTGCCAGCAAGTTGATCGGTCGCTTGGCGGCTGAACCGGTGCTCGACGGGGAGGGAGAGCTCCTGGTCGACCGCGACGGTGAGATGGACGGTCCCCTTTCCCGTCGGATTGAGGCCGCTGGCGTCAAAACGGTGAAGGTGCGATCGCCGCTTACCTGCGAGGCCTCCCGCTCGGTCTGCCGTAAGTGCTACGGCTGGGCCCTGGCCCACAACCAATTGGTGGATCTCGGCGAAGCAGTCGGCATCGTGGCTGCCCAGTCGATCGGAGAGCCTGGAACCCAGCTCACCATGCGTACCTTCCACACCGGTGGTGTGTCCACGGCTGAAACCGGCGTGGTGCGCTCCCTGCTCGATGGCGTTGTCGAATTTGGCGCCAAGGCCCGGGTGCGTCCTTTCCGGACACCCCACGGCGTGGAGGCCCAGATTGCTGAAACCGACTTCACCCTCACCCTCACCCCCTCAGGTAAGGGCAAGGTTCAGAAGCTGGATATCGTCAACGGCTCAATTCTGTTTGTCGCCGATGGCGACACCGCTCCCGGTGACACGATCCTTGCCCAGATCGCCGCTGGCGTGACGGTCAAGAAGAGCGTGGAAAAGGCCACCAAGGACGTGATCTGCGACCTGGCTGGTCAGGTGCGCTACGAAGATGCCATCCAGCCCAAGGAGGTCACGGACCGCCAGGGCAACATCACCCTCAAGGCCCAGCGTTTGGGCCGGATGTGGGTGTTCAGCGGCGACGTTTACAACCTCCCCCCCAATGCCCTGCCCGTGGTGCATGGCAATAAGGAAGTCACCGTTGGCGAAGTGCTGGCCGAAAGCCGCCTCGTCAGTGAGTACGGCGGTGCCGTGCGGCTGAGGGAATCGGCGGGAGACTCCCGCGAGGTTCAGATCGTGACCGCCAGCCTCACCCTCAAGGATTGCAAGCTGGTGGGTGAATCCACCCACTCCGGTGAGCTCTGGCACCTCGAGGGCAAGGACAACATCCGCTATCGCCTCAACACCATCCCCGGCAGCAAGATTGGCAACGGGGAAGTGATCGCCGAACTGAACGACGACCGCTTCCGCACCCAAACCGGCGGCACGGTCAAATTTGCCCCGGGCCTATCGATCAAGAAGGCCCGTAGTGCCAAAAATGGCTACGAGGTGAGTAATGGCGGCACCCTGCTCTGGATTCCCCAGGAAACCCACGAGATCAACAAGGACATCTCCCTGTTGATGATCGAGGACGGCCAGTGGATTGAGGCTGGTACGGAGGTTGTCAAGGACATCTTCAGCCAAACCGCCGGCATCGTCACCGTTACCCAGAAGAACGACATCCTGCGCGAAATTATTGTTCGCTCCGGCAAACTTCACCTGGTTGCCGATAGCAAAACCATTGCCCGTTTTGCCGACGGCAAGATGGTCAATCCCGGTGAAGAGCTTGCCAAGGGCCTCAAGGCTGAGGCGATGCTCTTTGTCGAATCAGTTGACACTCCCGAAGGCGGGGCCCTGTTGCTGCGCCCGGTGGAGGAGTACTCCATTCCTGACGCCGCCCACCTGCCCGAATTGGGCAGCGTTAAGCAGAGCGGTGGCCCTTTCCTGGGCCTAAAGGCAACCCAGCGACTCGCCTTCAAGGACGGCGAATTGATCAAGTCGGTGGAGGGCGTGGAGCTGCTGCGCACCCAATTGATCCTGGACACCTTCGATACCACTCCCCAGATGACGGTGGATGTGGAGGCTGTTGCAGACAAGCGCGCCAAGACGATCGAGCGCCTGCAACTCACCATCCTGGAAACCCTGCTGGTGAGGCGTGACACTCTCTCCGATGCCAGCCACGGTTCGACCCACACCGACCTCCAGGTTCAAGATGGGATTGCGGTGAAAAAAGGCGATGTGGTGGCCACCACCCAGATCCTTTGCAAGGGCAATGGGGTAATGCAGTTGCCTGACCTGGTGGATGGCGAGCCGATTCGCCGCCTGATCGTTGAGCGCTCAGACGACACCCGTCAAATTGATCTGGGCTCCGCCAAGCCCCTGGTGGGTGTTGACCAGCGGATCGTCGACGGCGATGAACTGGCCCAAGGAGTGGCAGCCCCCTGCTGCGGCCAAGTTGAAGCGATTCAGGGCAACACCCTCACGATTCGCCTGGGCCGTCCCTACATGGTTTCCCCGGATTCCGTTCTGCACGTTCGCGATGGTGAGCTGGTGCAACGCGGCGACAGCCTGGCCCTGCTGGTGTTTGAGCGCCAGAAGACCGGCGACATCGTGCAGGGTCTACCCCGTATTGAGGAACTACTGGAGGCCCGCCGCCCCCGGGAATCGACGATCCTTTGCCGCAAGAGCGGCACCGTCCAGATCAAGCAGGGTGACGACGACGACTCACCCACCGTTTCGGTGATTGAGCACGACGACGCGATCACCGAGTACCCAATCCTCCTGGGTCGCAACGTGATGGTCAGCGATTCCCAGCAGGTCAGTGCCGGTGAATCCCTTACCGATGGTCCGATCAACCCCCACGAGCTGCTCGAGTGCTACTTCGAGGATCTGCGCAGCCGTAAGCCAACGATGGAAGCAGCCCAGGAGGCCATCTCCAAGCTGCAGTTCCGGATGGTGACGGAGGTGCAAAACGTCTACAAATCCCAGGGCGTTTCGATCGACGACAAGCACATCGAAGTGATCGTGCGTCAGATGACCAGCAAGGTGCGGATCGAAGATGCCGGTGACACCACCCTGCTACCGGGCGAATTGATTGAGTTGCGCCAGGTGGAGCAGGTCAATTCCGCCATGGCGATCACCGGTGGCGCCCCGGCCGAATTCACCCCCGTGCTGCTGGGTATCACCAAGGCCTCCCTCAACACCGACAGCTTCATCTCGGCGGCATCCTTCCAGGAGACCACCAGGGTGCTGACCGAGGCGGCGATTGAGGGCAAGAGCGACTGGCTGCGCGGTCTCAAGGAGAACGTGATCATTGGTCGTTTGATCCCTGCCGGTACGGGCTTCAGCGGCTTCGAAGAGGAATTGCGGGCTGAGGCTGGTCCCCACCCCGACATCCTTGAAGAGGACGGCATGGGCTATCGCCGCATGCAGAACCTGCGCCCCGACTACACGGTCGAGATGCCGGCCCCCTCGGCGTCAATGGCGGTGCTGGATGACCCTTCCGATGAGGACCTGTCGGCAACCCGCAGCCGCCATGGCATCGAAGCCAGCGCCAGCAGCGTGGCCGCCTTCACCCGCCCCACGGTGGAGGAGGGCCTTGAGGAGGAGTTGATCGCCGATCCTGCTGCCCTTGAGGGTCTCCAGGACGAGGGCCTGCTGACTGATGACTAA
- a CDS encoding DNA-directed RNA polymerase subunit gamma yields MSNSNLRTENHFDYVKITLASPDRIMQWGQRTLPNGQVVGEVTKPETINYRTLKPEMDGLFCEKIFGPSKDWECHCGKYKRVRHRGIVCERCGVEVTESRVRRHRMGFIKLAAPVSHVWYLKGIPSYVAILLDMPLRDVEQIVYFNCYVVLDPGDHKDLTYKQLLTEDEWLEIEDQIYAEDSEIENEPVVGIGAEALKQLLEDIELNETAEQLRADIAASKGQKRAKLIKRLRVIDNFIATGARPDWMVLDVIPVIPPDLRPMVQLDGGRFATSDLNDLYRRVINRNNRLGRLQEILAPEIIVRNEKRMLQEAVDALIDNGRRGRTVVGANNRALKSLSDIIEGKQGRFRQNLLGKRVDYSGRSVIVVGPKLKMHQCGLPKEMAIELFQPFVIHRLIRQNIVNNIKAAKKLIQRADDEVMQVLQEVIEGHPILLNRAPTLHRLGIQAFEPKLVDGRAIQLHPLVCPAFNADFDGDQMAVHVPLAIEAQTEARMLMLASNNILSPATGEPIITPSQDMVLGAYYLTAEQPGATKPAFGDRSRTFASLDDVIDAFEDKHITLHDWVWVRFSGEVESDEEEKQPQKEETLSDGTRIEQWLFRRDRLDEEGGLISRYLLTTVGRVVINHTIIGAVAAS; encoded by the coding sequence ATGTCCAACAGCAACCTCCGCACCGAAAACCACTTCGACTACGTCAAGATCACGCTCGCTTCGCCCGATCGGATCATGCAGTGGGGGCAGCGCACGCTGCCTAACGGCCAGGTGGTGGGTGAGGTAACGAAGCCCGAAACCATCAACTACCGCACGCTCAAGCCAGAAATGGATGGGCTGTTCTGCGAGAAGATCTTTGGCCCCTCCAAGGATTGGGAGTGCCACTGCGGTAAGTACAAGCGGGTGCGGCACCGCGGCATCGTCTGCGAGCGCTGCGGGGTGGAGGTCACCGAGAGCCGGGTTCGCCGGCACCGCATGGGGTTCATCAAGCTGGCGGCCCCCGTGTCCCACGTTTGGTATCTGAAGGGCATCCCCAGCTATGTGGCGATCCTGCTCGACATGCCCCTTAGGGATGTGGAGCAGATCGTCTATTTCAACTGCTACGTGGTGCTTGATCCTGGCGACCACAAGGACCTCACCTACAAGCAGCTGCTAACGGAAGACGAGTGGCTTGAAATTGAGGACCAGATCTACGCCGAAGACTCGGAGATCGAAAACGAGCCAGTAGTAGGTATTGGTGCTGAGGCCCTCAAGCAGCTGCTTGAGGACATCGAGCTCAACGAAACCGCCGAGCAGCTGCGGGCAGACATTGCCGCCAGTAAGGGTCAAAAGCGGGCCAAGCTGATCAAGCGTTTGCGCGTGATCGACAACTTCATCGCCACCGGCGCCCGCCCCGATTGGATGGTGCTGGATGTGATCCCGGTGATTCCCCCCGACCTGCGCCCGATGGTGCAGCTAGATGGCGGTCGTTTCGCCACCAGCGACCTCAACGACCTCTACCGCCGGGTGATCAACCGGAACAACCGCCTGGGGCGCCTCCAGGAAATCCTGGCTCCTGAAATCATCGTTCGCAACGAAAAGCGGATGCTCCAGGAGGCTGTCGATGCCCTAATCGACAACGGCCGCCGGGGACGCACCGTGGTGGGAGCCAACAACCGGGCCCTCAAATCCCTGAGCGACATCATCGAAGGTAAGCAGGGCCGCTTCCGCCAAAACCTGCTTGGTAAGCGGGTCGACTACTCCGGTCGTTCCGTGATCGTGGTGGGTCCGAAGCTAAAGATGCACCAGTGCGGTCTTCCCAAGGAGATGGCGATTGAGCTGTTCCAGCCCTTCGTGATTCATCGCCTAATTCGCCAAAACATTGTCAACAACATCAAGGCCGCCAAGAAGCTGATTCAGCGGGCAGATGATGAGGTGATGCAGGTGCTGCAAGAGGTGATCGAAGGTCACCCCATCCTGCTCAACCGTGCTCCAACCCTGCACCGTTTGGGCATTCAGGCCTTTGAGCCCAAGTTGGTGGACGGCCGGGCCATCCAGCTCCACCCCCTGGTCTGTCCTGCCTTCAACGCCGACTTTGACGGTGACCAGATGGCCGTGCACGTGCCCCTGGCGATCGAGGCCCAAACGGAGGCCCGGATGTTGATGCTGGCCAGTAACAACATCCTTTCGCCCGCCACTGGCGAGCCGATCATCACCCCGTCCCAGGACATGGTGCTTGGCGCCTACTACCTCACCGCCGAACAGCCCGGGGCCACAAAGCCCGCATTTGGCGACCGCTCCAGGACCTTCGCCAGCCTCGACGACGTGATCGACGCCTTCGAGGACAAGCACATCACCCTCCACGACTGGGTTTGGGTGCGTTTTAGTGGCGAAGTCGAAAGCGACGAAGAGGAGAAGCAGCCCCAGAAGGAGGAAACCCTTAGCGATGGCACCCGGATCGAGCAGTGGCTGTTCCGCCGCGACCGTCTCGATGAGGAGGGTGGCTTGATCAGCCGTTACCTGCTCACCACGGTGGGTCGGGTGGTGATCAACCACACGATCATTGGCGCCGTGGCTGCGTCCTGA
- the rpoB gene encoding DNA-directed RNA polymerase subunit beta encodes MSSAIKVSKTVTYLPDLVEVQRASFKWFLEKGLIEELESFSPITDYTGKLELHFIGSEYRLKRPRHDVEEAKRRDATFASQMYVTCRLVNKETGEIKEQEVFIGELPLMTERGTFIINGAERVIVNQIVRSPGVYFKDEQDKNGRKTFNASMIPNRGAWLKFETDKNDLLHVRVDKTRKINAHVLMRAIGLSDNDVLDKLRHPEYYQKSIEAANDEGISSEDQALLELYKKLRPGEPPSVSGGQSLLHSRFFDPKRYDLGRVGRYKINKKLRLTIPDAVRILTPEDVLSTIDYLINLELDVGGASLDDIDHLGNRRVRSVGELLQNQVRVGLNRLERIIKERMTVGETESLTPAQLVNPKPLVAAIKEFFGSSQLSQFMDQTNPLAELTHKRRISALGPGGLTRERAGFAVRDIHPSHYGRICPIETPEGPNAGLIGSLATHARVNEYGFIETPFWKVENGIVHKSGDPLYLAADLEDECRVAPGDVPTDADGRITAELVPVRYRQDFEKVPPEQVDYVQLSPVQVISVATSLIPFLEHDDANRALMGSNMQRQAVPLLRPERPLVGTGLETQVARDSGMVPITRVNGTVTFVDATAIVIRDEQGTDHVHHLQKYQRSNQDTCLNQRPIVRQGDPVIAGQVLADGSACEGGEIALGQNVLIAYMPWEGYNYEDAILLSDRLVHDDLYTSVHIEKYEIEARQTKLGPEEITREIPNIAEESLGNLDEMGIIRIGAYVESGDILVGKVTPKGESDQPPEEKLLRAIFGEKARDVRDNSLRVPSTERGRVVDVRIYTREQGDELPPGANMVVRVYVAQRRKIQVGDKMAGRHGNKGIISRILPQQDMPYLPDGTPIDIVLNPLGVPSRMNVGQVFECLMGWASSHLGCRVKVVPFDEMHGAEKSKQTVQAYLEEAAKQPGKDWVYDPGNPGKIQLIDGRSGEPFDQPVTVGYAHILKLVHLVDDKIHARSTGPYSLVTQQPLGGKAQQGGQRLGEMEVWALEAYGAAYTLQELLTVKSDDMQGRNEALNAIVKGKPIPRPGTPESFKVLMRELQSLGLDIAVYTDAGEEVDLMQDVNPRRSTPSRPTYESLGVADYDDD; translated from the coding sequence GTACCGACTGAAGCGTCCCCGCCACGACGTGGAAGAGGCCAAGCGGCGCGATGCGACCTTCGCCTCCCAGATGTATGTGACCTGCCGCCTGGTCAACAAGGAGACCGGCGAGATCAAGGAGCAGGAGGTTTTCATCGGCGAGCTGCCCCTGATGACCGAGCGCGGCACCTTCATCATCAACGGCGCTGAGCGGGTGATCGTTAACCAGATCGTGCGCTCACCTGGGGTCTATTTCAAAGACGAGCAGGACAAAAACGGCCGTAAGACCTTCAACGCCAGCATGATCCCCAACCGGGGCGCCTGGCTCAAGTTCGAAACCGACAAGAACGACCTGCTGCACGTGCGGGTCGACAAAACCCGCAAGATCAATGCCCACGTCTTGATGCGGGCGATAGGTCTGTCAGACAATGACGTGCTCGACAAGCTGCGTCACCCGGAGTACTACCAAAAGTCGATCGAAGCGGCCAACGACGAGGGCATTTCCTCGGAAGACCAGGCCCTGCTTGAGCTCTACAAAAAACTGCGTCCCGGCGAGCCCCCCTCGGTCAGCGGTGGCCAGAGCCTGCTCCACAGCCGTTTCTTCGATCCCAAGCGCTACGACCTAGGTCGGGTGGGTCGCTACAAGATCAATAAAAAACTGCGTCTGACGATCCCAGATGCGGTGCGCATCCTTACCCCCGAGGACGTGCTCAGCACCATTGATTACCTGATCAACCTGGAGCTCGATGTGGGCGGCGCCAGCCTTGATGACATCGACCACCTGGGCAATCGCCGGGTTCGCTCCGTGGGCGAATTGCTGCAAAACCAGGTGCGGGTCGGTCTTAACCGGCTTGAGCGCATCATCAAAGAGCGCATGACCGTGGGCGAGACCGAATCCCTCACCCCCGCCCAGCTGGTGAACCCCAAGCCCCTGGTGGCTGCCATCAAGGAGTTCTTTGGCTCCAGCCAGTTGAGCCAGTTCATGGACCAGACCAACCCCCTGGCGGAGCTGACCCACAAGCGCCGCATCAGCGCCCTCGGCCCTGGCGGCTTAACCCGGGAGCGGGCTGGCTTTGCCGTGCGCGACATTCACCCTTCCCATTACGGCCGGATCTGTCCGATCGAAACTCCGGAAGGTCCCAATGCTGGCCTGATCGGCTCGCTTGCCACCCACGCCCGGGTGAACGAGTACGGCTTCATCGAAACCCCGTTCTGGAAAGTAGAAAACGGCATTGTTCACAAATCCGGAGACCCCCTCTACCTCGCGGCAGACCTCGAGGACGAGTGTCGGGTGGCCCCTGGCGATGTGCCCACCGACGCCGATGGCCGCATCACCGCTGAGCTGGTGCCCGTGCGCTACCGCCAGGACTTCGAGAAAGTGCCCCCCGAGCAGGTGGACTACGTCCAGCTGTCGCCGGTGCAGGTGATTTCAGTGGCCACTTCGCTGATTCCCTTCCTTGAGCACGACGACGCCAACCGCGCCCTGATGGGTTCAAACATGCAGCGCCAGGCCGTGCCCCTGCTGCGTCCCGAGCGCCCCTTGGTGGGTACGGGCCTGGAAACCCAGGTTGCCCGCGACTCCGGCATGGTGCCAATCACCCGGGTGAACGGCACTGTCACCTTTGTGGATGCCACCGCCATCGTTATCCGCGATGAGCAGGGAACCGACCATGTGCACCACCTGCAGAAGTATCAGCGCTCCAACCAGGACACCTGCCTGAACCAGCGCCCGATCGTCCGCCAGGGCGATCCAGTGATCGCCGGCCAAGTGCTGGCCGATGGCTCAGCCTGCGAGGGCGGTGAGATTGCCCTGGGTCAGAACGTTCTGATCGCCTACATGCCTTGGGAGGGTTACAACTACGAGGACGCAATCCTGCTGAGTGACCGTCTTGTACACGACGATCTCTACACCTCGGTGCATATCGAAAAGTACGAGATTGAAGCGCGCCAGACCAAGCTTGGGCCCGAGGAAATCACCCGCGAGATTCCCAACATCGCAGAGGAAAGCCTTGGCAACCTCGATGAGATGGGCATCATCCGCATCGGCGCCTATGTCGAGAGCGGCGACATCCTCGTTGGCAAGGTGACCCCTAAGGGTGAATCCGACCAGCCCCCTGAGGAGAAACTACTGCGGGCCATCTTCGGTGAGAAAGCCCGCGACGTGCGCGACAACTCCCTGAGGGTGCCAAGCACCGAGCGGGGCCGCGTTGTTGACGTGCGGATCTATACCCGGGAGCAGGGCGATGAGCTACCGCCCGGCGCAAACATGGTGGTGAGGGTTTATGTGGCCCAGCGCCGCAAGATCCAGGTAGGCGACAAAATGGCCGGCCGCCACGGCAACAAGGGAATCATCAGCCGCATCCTGCCCCAGCAGGACATGCCCTACCTCCCCGATGGCACCCCCATCGACATCGTGCTCAACCCCCTGGGTGTGCCGAGCCGGATGAACGTGGGCCAGGTCTTCGAATGCCTGATGGGCTGGGCCTCTTCCCACCTGGGCTGCCGGGTCAAGGTTGTGCCCTTTGATGAAATGCACGGGGCTGAGAAATCGAAGCAAACCGTGCAGGCCTACCTCGAAGAAGCAGCCAAGCAGCCTGGTAAAGATTGGGTTTATGACCCCGGGAACCCCGGCAAGATCCAACTGATCGACGGTCGCAGTGGCGAGCCCTTCGACCAACCGGTCACGGTTGGCTATGCCCACATCCTCAAACTCGTCCACCTGGTGGACGACAAGATCCACGCCCGCTCCACGGGCCCCTACTCCCTTGTTACCCAGCAGCCGCTTGGTGGTAAGGCCCAGCAGGGCGGCCAGCGTTTGGGTGAGATGGAAGTGTGGGCCCTGGAGGCCTACGGCGCCGCCTACACCCTGCAGGAATTGCTCACCGTCAAGTCCGACGACATGCAAGGCCGCAACGAAGCGCTCAACGCCATCGTCAAGGGCAAGCCCATTCCCCGCCCCGGTACTCCCGAGTCGTTCAAGGTGCTGATGCGTGAGCTGCAGTCCCTCGGACTAGACATCGCTGTTTACACCGATGCAGGTGAGGAAGTCGATCTGATGCAGGACGTTAATCCCCGTCGCAGCACCCCCAGTCGGCCCACCTATGAATCCCTCGGCGTCGCGGATTACGACGACGACTGA